In Candidatus Dormiibacterota bacterium, one DNA window encodes the following:
- a CDS encoding phospholipase D family protein: protein MPARSPRDAADDALGQLVERLTTSHHRRRLARVSWTTAADPPPGGWAAGEPPPRPGNALTVLIDGADALQAMAAAIAEARSHVHITGWHITPTFAMTRGERPVALKELLAQVAERIPVRVLIWAGVPVPVMKPWRGDVRKVRDELTDGNHIQCALDARERPMHCHHEKTILIDDRLAFVGGVDLTNFNGDRWDSPDHPSRGAVGWHDVAARITGPAVQDVAENFAMRWRAITGEALPPVATPSTAGDIEVQVVRTVPDGTYPQLPRGDFRILESYLRALRAAQRFIYLENQFLWSPEILAVLREKLARPPTPDFRVVLVLPARPDSGADDTRGQLGTLVQADGDGGRLLACTLYAIGGEKDWQVYIHAKVGIVDDAWMTIGSANLNEHSLFNDTEMNVVTHDADLTRQTRLRLWAQHLQRPVNEVAADPIAVIDGIWRPIASEQAERRKRGERATHRLTLLPGVSRRSRLLLGPLQGLVVDA from the coding sequence ATGCCGGCACGAAGCCCGCGCGACGCGGCCGACGACGCGCTCGGCCAGTTGGTCGAGCGGCTGACGACCTCACATCACCGGCGACGCCTGGCGCGCGTGAGCTGGACCACCGCCGCCGACCCTCCGCCGGGTGGATGGGCGGCGGGAGAGCCCCCGCCGCGACCGGGGAACGCGCTGACCGTGCTGATCGATGGAGCGGACGCGCTCCAGGCGATGGCCGCGGCGATCGCCGAAGCCCGATCGCATGTCCACATCACGGGCTGGCACATCACGCCGACCTTCGCCATGACCCGTGGCGAGCGGCCGGTCGCCTTGAAAGAATTGCTCGCTCAGGTTGCCGAACGCATCCCCGTACGGGTATTGATTTGGGCCGGCGTCCCGGTGCCGGTCATGAAGCCCTGGCGGGGCGACGTCCGCAAGGTGCGTGACGAGCTCACCGACGGCAACCACATTCAGTGCGCGCTCGATGCCCGAGAGCGGCCGATGCACTGCCACCACGAGAAGACGATCCTGATCGACGATCGGCTCGCCTTCGTCGGTGGCGTCGACCTGACCAACTTCAATGGCGACCGCTGGGATTCGCCGGACCACCCGTCGCGCGGCGCCGTCGGGTGGCACGATGTCGCGGCCCGTATCACGGGGCCCGCCGTGCAAGACGTGGCCGAGAACTTTGCGATGCGCTGGCGGGCGATCACCGGCGAAGCCCTCCCGCCGGTCGCGACGCCGTCAACCGCGGGTGACATCGAAGTGCAGGTCGTCCGCACGGTGCCGGACGGCACCTACCCGCAGCTCCCCCGCGGGGACTTTCGCATCCTCGAGTCCTACCTGCGCGCCTTGCGAGCCGCGCAACGCTTCATCTACCTGGAGAATCAGTTCCTCTGGTCACCCGAGATCCTTGCGGTCCTTCGCGAAAAGCTCGCCCGGCCGCCGACACCCGACTTTCGCGTGGTGCTCGTTCTACCCGCCAGGCCCGACTCGGGTGCCGACGACACCCGCGGCCAGCTCGGGACGCTCGTTCAGGCCGACGGCGACGGGGGCCGGCTGCTGGCGTGCACGCTCTACGCCATCGGTGGGGAAAAGGACTGGCAAGTCTACATCCACGCCAAGGTGGGCATTGTCGACGATGCCTGGATGACGATCGGCTCGGCGAACCTGAACGAACACTCGCTGTTCAACGACACCGAGATGAACGTTGTCACGCACGACGCCGACCTGACTCGTCAGACGCGGCTCCGGTTATGGGCTCAGCACCTGCAGCGGCCGGTCAACGAGGTCGCGGCTGATCCCATCGCCGTCATCGATGGCATCTGGAGACCGATCGCGAGCGAGCAGGCGGAGCGCCGCAAGCGCGGAGAACGGGCGACCCACCGTCTCACCCTGCTGCCGGGGGTTTCCCGGCGATCGCGCCTCCTGCTCGGCCCCCTGCAGGGGCTGGTCGTCGACGCCTGA
- the eccCb gene encoding type VII secretion protein EccCb, translating to MEGIYHRPARTYPEAPPSTEVVIVAPPTLQTPAPGASSWLQFLVPVIGSAGSLVFVVFYHNLAMLILAGTTVVLSVGLGIALRLQQHFGVKHKRKADRERYLKYLGERETTLQRVADMQQDVDARLYPDLQKLWTFVMRRQNLWERRREDDDFLAVRIGLGPKPLSSAVRLDLGSNPLVEYDPDLLSRAQDLVSRFATLPWAPMVQPLRQVGTLAVIGDRPTGRGVVRSLLCQLAAFQAPEDLRIMTYFPPDAADDWEWLKWLPHAREQRMSALADGELDLTCLMTDQLADFHAMLEAEIKPRVDHLRRLSERQDGTQTHVAPYHLLVIVDGFSPRASIARLPLLDELFNRGVDLEVTIVCLVDLPSDAPSRVRARIEVSDSGHLSFEETTPGGVRLRKLLADRAEVQMCDSIARAMAPLRLEEHSRRRELSENIRLLDLLRYPSADAVDPQHSWLPSDPDQLLQTPIGIRADGEPLILDLKEAAHGGMGPHGLVVGATGSGKSELLRTIITGLAIRHDPETLSFVFVDFKGGAAFAELARLPHAAGLITNLQSDLTMVDRMRAALFGEQERRQRLLRQAGNLDGIREYHARRRQDPQLEPMPYLLIIVDEFGELLANRPDFLELFVALGRLGRSLGMHLLLATQRLDEGRIRGLEGHLRFRICLRTFSAGESSAVLGTADAYYLPAFPGVGYFKVDTSLYQRFKTALISTPYRERHRAPSVPAAIRAFAPGPAAGAEPASRDALMLPRLRTEMEAVVDRLREGAAIVHQVWLPPLQPAITLDQVAWAGAGELRVPIGLIDVPAQQSQEPLMLDFAGSGGHLAVVGASQTGKSTLLRTLLAAFIHTHSPKDVQFYCVDLGGGGLRAFERAPHVGAVCGKLEPDKVRRLVREMRAVVDERELTFRELGIDSMAAYRRRRDRGDLAASPYGDVFLVIDNWALLHQEFEGLDAEVAEIAANGLHFGVHVVLTSSRWADIRSSLRDHVGNRLELRLNDPADSEVSRAAAQSLPANVPGRGLTSAGLQFQVALPRLDGQPETTQLQQAIGELAERAGKMWPGVAAPPIRMLPTLVEGSALAHATAETGVAFGLEEYRLEPVGLDLLGADPHFLVFGDAESGKTNLLRAVMQGLRSRYRAEELQFLVVDYRRTLIDAADGPDIFAYTCTAPMVQDALARLRETVVSRLPSSSMTREDLLERNWWRGSHYVLIVDDYDLVLSPSGNPLSPLVELLPQGRDIGLHLVLARRVGGTARTSFEPVFQRVKELGTPGLILSGDPQEGPLLGTQRAALLPPGRGYLVRPHRRTCLVQTLYSPPSRLES from the coding sequence ATGGAAGGCATTTATCACCGCCCCGCCCGCACCTACCCCGAGGCGCCGCCCAGCACCGAGGTGGTCATCGTCGCGCCTCCCACTCTCCAGACTCCGGCGCCGGGCGCCAGCTCCTGGCTGCAATTCCTCGTTCCGGTGATCGGCAGCGCCGGGTCACTGGTTTTCGTCGTCTTCTACCACAACCTCGCGATGCTGATCCTCGCGGGCACCACCGTGGTGCTCTCGGTCGGCCTCGGCATCGCCTTGCGCCTGCAGCAACACTTCGGCGTGAAGCACAAGCGCAAGGCGGACCGGGAGCGCTACCTCAAGTATCTCGGCGAACGTGAAACCACCCTGCAGCGGGTGGCCGACATGCAGCAGGATGTGGACGCCCGCCTCTACCCGGACCTGCAAAAGCTCTGGACATTCGTCATGCGACGGCAAAACCTCTGGGAGCGGCGCCGCGAAGACGACGATTTCCTCGCAGTCCGGATCGGGCTCGGCCCCAAGCCACTCAGCTCCGCCGTCAGGCTCGACCTCGGCTCGAACCCCTTGGTTGAGTACGACCCCGACCTGCTAAGCCGAGCGCAGGACCTGGTCAGTCGCTTTGCCACCCTTCCCTGGGCGCCCATGGTGCAGCCGCTTCGCCAGGTCGGCACCCTCGCGGTCATTGGAGACCGCCCGACTGGTCGCGGCGTGGTGCGATCGCTGCTCTGCCAGCTGGCCGCGTTCCAAGCACCCGAGGACCTTCGGATCATGACGTACTTCCCACCCGATGCCGCCGACGACTGGGAATGGCTGAAATGGCTTCCCCACGCGCGGGAGCAGCGCATGTCCGCGCTGGCAGACGGCGAGCTTGACCTCACGTGCCTGATGACCGACCAGCTGGCCGACTTCCACGCCATGCTGGAGGCGGAGATCAAGCCGCGGGTCGATCATCTGCGGCGCCTCAGCGAGCGGCAGGACGGCACCCAAACCCATGTCGCCCCCTACCACCTGCTCGTGATCGTCGACGGATTCTCTCCCAGGGCATCGATCGCCCGGCTGCCGCTCCTCGACGAGCTCTTCAATCGTGGCGTGGACCTCGAGGTCACGATCGTCTGCCTGGTGGACCTCCCCAGCGATGCGCCGTCGCGGGTCCGGGCGCGCATCGAGGTATCGGATAGCGGACATCTTTCGTTTGAAGAGACCACGCCTGGCGGTGTGCGGCTCCGGAAGCTGCTCGCCGACCGGGCCGAGGTTCAGATGTGCGACTCGATCGCACGCGCCATGGCGCCCCTCCGTCTCGAGGAGCACAGCCGGCGCCGCGAGCTCTCGGAAAACATCCGCCTGCTGGATTTGCTCCGGTATCCCTCCGCGGACGCCGTCGACCCGCAGCACAGCTGGCTACCTAGCGACCCTGACCAGCTGCTACAGACACCGATCGGCATCCGGGCCGACGGCGAGCCTCTGATCCTTGACCTGAAGGAAGCGGCGCATGGCGGAATGGGACCCCACGGCCTCGTCGTCGGCGCCACGGGCTCCGGCAAAAGCGAGTTGCTCCGGACGATCATCACCGGGCTCGCCATCCGCCATGACCCGGAGACGTTGAGCTTCGTCTTCGTCGACTTCAAGGGGGGCGCCGCCTTCGCGGAGCTGGCCCGCCTTCCCCATGCCGCGGGGCTCATCACGAACCTGCAGAGCGACCTGACGATGGTCGATCGGATGCGAGCCGCGCTCTTCGGCGAGCAGGAACGGCGGCAGCGCCTGCTGCGCCAGGCAGGCAATCTGGATGGTATCCGCGAGTACCATGCGAGACGCCGGCAAGATCCGCAGCTCGAGCCGATGCCCTACTTGCTGATCATCGTTGACGAATTCGGCGAGCTGCTCGCCAACCGTCCCGATTTTCTCGAGCTGTTCGTGGCCCTCGGCCGCCTCGGACGAAGTCTCGGTATGCATCTCCTGCTGGCCACCCAGCGCCTGGACGAAGGTCGCATCCGTGGCCTGGAGGGCCACCTCCGCTTTCGCATCTGCCTTCGCACCTTCAGCGCCGGCGAGAGTAGCGCGGTGCTCGGTACGGCGGACGCGTATTACCTGCCCGCCTTTCCCGGAGTCGGCTACTTCAAAGTCGACACGAGCCTCTACCAGCGCTTCAAGACCGCGCTCATCTCCACCCCCTACCGCGAGCGACATCGTGCCCCCAGCGTCCCGGCGGCCATCCGCGCCTTTGCACCGGGGCCCGCCGCCGGGGCGGAGCCCGCATCGAGGGATGCCCTGATGCTCCCGCGCCTGCGAACGGAAATGGAAGCCGTCGTCGACCGGCTTCGCGAGGGAGCTGCGATCGTCCACCAGGTCTGGCTGCCTCCGCTGCAGCCCGCCATCACCCTCGACCAGGTCGCCTGGGCGGGCGCCGGCGAGCTCCGCGTCCCCATCGGCCTCATCGACGTACCGGCGCAGCAGTCGCAGGAACCACTGATGCTCGATTTCGCCGGCAGCGGGGGTCACCTCGCGGTGGTGGGTGCGTCGCAGACCGGCAAGAGCACACTGCTTCGCACACTCCTGGCGGCGTTCATCCACACCCATTCGCCCAAGGACGTCCAGTTCTACTGCGTGGACCTCGGTGGCGGCGGGCTGCGTGCCTTCGAGCGGGCGCCGCACGTCGGCGCTGTCTGCGGGAAGCTCGAGCCGGACAAGGTCCGGCGCCTGGTGCGCGAGATGCGGGCTGTCGTCGATGAGCGCGAGCTCACCTTCCGGGAGCTCGGCATCGACTCGATGGCCGCCTATCGCCGTCGTCGCGATCGCGGCGACCTCGCTGCGTCTCCCTACGGCGACGTCTTCCTGGTAATCGACAACTGGGCCCTGCTTCACCAGGAGTTCGAGGGCCTGGACGCCGAGGTGGCCGAGATCGCCGCCAACGGCCTTCACTTCGGCGTCCATGTCGTGCTCACCAGTAGCCGCTGGGCTGACATCCGCTCGAGCCTTCGCGACCACGTTGGCAATCGTCTCGAGCTCCGTCTGAACGACCCCGCCGACTCCGAAGTCAGCCGGGCCGCCGCGCAGTCACTGCCCGCGAACGTGCCGGGTCGTGGACTGACGAGCGCGGGCCTGCAGTTCCAGGTCGCGCTGCCGCGGTTGGACGGCCAGCCGGAAACCACCCAGCTACAGCAAGCAATCGGAGAACTGGCCGAGCGTGCCGGCAAGATGTGGCCCGGCGTCGCGGCACCGCCCATCCGTATGCTTCCCACCCTCGTGGAGGGCAGCGCGCTGGCGCATGCGACGGCGGAGACCGGCGTCGCCTTTGGTCTGGAGGAGTATCGGCTCGAGCCCGTCGGCCTCGACCTCCTCGGTGCGGATCCGCACTTCCTGGTGTTCGGGGATGCGGAGTCCGGGAAGACAAACCTGCTGCGCGCCGTGATGCAGGGTTTACGCAGCCGGTACCGCGCCGAAGAGCTGCAGTTCCTGGTCGTCGATTACCGGCGCACGCTGATCGACGCGGCCGACGGGCCGGACATCTTCGCCTATACCTGCACGGCCCCGATGGTCCAGGATGCCCTGGCGCGGCTGCGGGAGACCGTTGTCAGCCGCCTCCCCTCGTCGTCGATGACCCGAGAGGACCTGCTGGAGCGCAACTGGTGGCGGGGTTCCCATTACGTCCTCATCGTCGACGACTATGACCTGGTGCTCTCGCCGTCCGGGAACCCCCTCAGCCCGCTGGTGGAACTCCTTCCCCAGGGCCGCGACATCGGCCTCCACCTGGTTTTGGCCCGGCGGGTGGGCGGCACCGCCCGCACCAGCTTCGAGCCGGTCTTCCAGCGGGTCAAGGAGCTCGGGACGCCCGGGTTGATCCTCTCAGGCGACCCGCAGGAAGGCCCGCTGCTTGGCACCCAGCGGGCGGCACTGCTGCCCCCAGGACGGGGCTACCTGGTGCGCCCGCATCGCCGCACCTGCCTGGTCCAGACGCTGTACAGCCCGCCCTCTCGGCTCGAAAGTTAG
- a CDS encoding DedA family protein yields MSHQLIQIISAGGLIAIFLTMAAESAGIPISSEIVVPLGGALASQGKLSFIGVVIAATAGNLLGSLVAYLLVKRYGETLILGPGRRVGLTAGHLRLANRFFERWGLLAVFAGRLLPVIRTYISFPAGLSRITVVPFTLATLLGAIPWNLALAYAGFKLGQNYERVASALGPFTIPIAILVLLAVVAAYYYGRRIGEAEAA; encoded by the coding sequence ATGTCGCATCAGCTCATCCAGATCATCAGCGCCGGCGGCCTGATCGCGATTTTCCTGACCATGGCCGCGGAAAGTGCGGGCATCCCGATTTCCAGCGAGATCGTCGTTCCCCTTGGAGGCGCACTGGCCTCGCAGGGCAAGCTCTCGTTCATCGGGGTCGTCATTGCCGCGACCGCCGGCAACCTCCTGGGATCGCTGGTCGCCTACTTGCTGGTCAAGCGCTACGGCGAAACGTTGATCCTCGGGCCGGGCCGGCGCGTGGGTCTCACCGCCGGGCATCTCCGACTGGCGAACCGGTTCTTCGAGCGCTGGGGCCTGTTGGCGGTCTTCGCCGGGCGCCTCCTACCGGTTATCCGCACCTACATCTCGTTCCCGGCGGGGCTCTCGCGCATCACTGTCGTGCCCTTCACCCTGGCGACGCTGCTCGGCGCGATCCCCTGGAATCTCGCCCTGGCCTACGCCGGCTTCAAGCTGGGCCAGAATTACGAGCGGGTTGCGAGCGCCCTCGGTCCGTTCACCATCCCGATCGCGATCCTTGTGCTACTCGCCGTCGTGGCGGCCTACTACTACGGGCGGCGAATCGGGGAGGCCGAGGCTGCCTAA
- a CDS encoding SMI1/KNR4 family protein, with the protein MATIDEVLGRVRSFGSEPRVVVHRRGPSPFPLSCSLSNPVPWSADKVEAACSASLPSDLKAFWDRVDSARLFEDVEYGQWGLVFWSAEEVAERSPKIARERSRDYRPGDIFIGEFLGDSDLLLIRGDRSAPDDGQVMIALPIDRRAEWDTVGSSFTDFLDQYVRASGDKFWESERASQPRA; encoded by the coding sequence ATGGCGACCATCGATGAGGTCCTGGGAAGGGTCCGGTCGTTCGGGTCCGAGCCAAGGGTCGTGGTTCATCGCCGCGGCCCAAGTCCGTTCCCACTCAGTTGCAGCCTGAGTAATCCTGTGCCGTGGTCAGCAGACAAAGTCGAGGCAGCATGTTCGGCATCGTTGCCGTCGGACCTGAAGGCATTTTGGGACAGAGTTGATTCGGCGCGGCTCTTTGAGGATGTCGAATACGGTCAGTGGGGCCTTGTGTTCTGGTCGGCCGAAGAGGTTGCAGAACGGAGCCCCAAGATCGCACGTGAACGGTCAAGGGATTACCGACCAGGCGACATCTTCATTGGAGAGTTCCTCGGCGACTCTGACCTGTTGCTGATTCGCGGTGACCGGTCCGCGCCTGACGACGGGCAGGTGATGATCGCGCTGCCGATCGACCGGCGTGCCGAATGGGACACTGTTGGATCTTCGTTCACCGACTTCCTGGATCAGTACGTGCGTGCGTCGGGTGATAAGTTCTGGGAAAGCGAGCGCGCCTCACAGCCCCGGGCGTAG
- a CDS encoding WXG100 family type VII secretion target produces MPGISTGYGRTAQASPPPQGDPAAVAAAARTFHAAADAMDRSARDLAQALATLTDGPGSWQGEASLQFAELSNSLYAGTEQFANNFRELAAGLNSLASGLEYAQQKRREAEIGAAVSGLLLIGAVIQLGLDPVDDAATAATVAETTALTAEATAAAAEATSVAVAVLRALATAMTAIRGLTAFVAATHLGAGLAAGGQTAIISWLASGKIDWNEIGPSVLFGTVTGLPLGKVGGTLLRALRREGVPEAEAQVLARQLERDAAVAKPATPIVNGAGKPYPEILDPRTGQPIPFPTGPMKLVAKVDRVTWTTEERGAFIAQWYRRGFKTPKGGWQKYDIHHIRPREYGGTNDFDNLVPVERGLHQSEFNSFWRDYSPPGGE; encoded by the coding sequence ATGCCAGGCATTAGCACAGGCTACGGCCGCACGGCACAGGCCTCGCCGCCGCCACAGGGCGATCCGGCCGCCGTGGCTGCTGCAGCCCGCACGTTCCACGCTGCGGCGGATGCGATGGACCGGTCGGCGCGCGACCTCGCGCAAGCGCTCGCCACCCTGACCGACGGTCCGGGCTCGTGGCAGGGTGAGGCGAGTCTCCAGTTCGCTGAACTCTCGAACTCCCTGTATGCGGGCACGGAGCAATTCGCGAACAACTTCCGAGAGCTGGCCGCCGGGCTCAACTCGCTCGCGAGCGGACTCGAATACGCCCAACAAAAGCGTCGCGAGGCGGAGATCGGCGCCGCGGTGTCGGGGCTGTTGCTGATTGGGGCCGTCATCCAGCTTGGCCTGGACCCGGTTGACGATGCAGCGACGGCTGCCACCGTCGCCGAAACGACCGCGCTTACCGCCGAGGCGACCGCCGCCGCCGCGGAGGCGACGTCCGTAGCCGTCGCCGTCCTCCGAGCCCTTGCCACCGCGATGACAGCCATCCGCGGGCTGACCGCCTTTGTGGCCGCGACCCACCTGGGGGCGGGGCTCGCTGCCGGAGGCCAGACGGCCATCATCAGCTGGCTGGCCAGCGGCAAGATCGACTGGAACGAGATCGGACCCAGCGTGCTCTTCGGCACCGTCACCGGACTACCTCTGGGAAAGGTCGGGGGCACTCTGCTGCGCGCGCTCCGCCGCGAGGGTGTCCCTGAGGCGGAGGCTCAGGTGCTCGCCCGCCAACTCGAGCGGGACGCGGCGGTGGCTAAGCCGGCGACGCCGATTGTCAACGGCGCTGGGAAGCCTTACCCGGAGATCCTCGATCCCCGCACCGGACAGCCAATTCCGTTCCCGACCGGCCCGATGAAGCTCGTCGCAAAAGTCGACCGGGTTACGTGGACCACGGAGGAACGCGGCGCCTTTATTGCCCAATGGTACCGTCGTGGATTCAAGACGCCTAAGGGGGGATGGCAAAAATACGACATCCATCACATCCGCCCCCGTGAATACGGCGGGACTAATGACTTCGATAACCTCGTACCTGTGGAGCGCGGCCTCCACCAGTCCGAATTCAACTCGTTTTGGCGGGATTACTCTCCGCCCGGAGGGGAATGA
- a CDS encoding WXG100 family type VII secretion target codes for MGLVRVTPEQLQQVSSQLNGGASNIEGMLRQLASNVEPLGSDWAGVAQSRFLELWGQWQRDAAGLHEALTGMSQLMAQASSHYADTEQGIATSFNKM; via the coding sequence ATGGGTCTCGTGAGGGTCACCCCTGAACAGCTTCAGCAGGTGTCATCGCAATTGAATGGTGGGGCGTCGAATATCGAAGGCATGCTGCGGCAACTCGCCAGCAATGTCGAGCCGCTCGGTTCCGACTGGGCCGGCGTCGCACAGTCGCGATTCCTAGAGCTCTGGGGGCAGTGGCAACGTGATGCGGCCGGTCTCCACGAGGCCCTCACCGGGATGTCTCAGCTGATGGCGCAGGCCTCGAGCCACTACGCCGACACCGAGCAGGGCATCGCCACGAGCTTCAACAAGATGTAG
- a CDS encoding WXG100 family type VII secretion target, producing MEIQVDPAVLASAAARYRQAANQVRDVQGRLTGAGHSLASPAVIGDIRTATEFDHVWSIWSSNLRELATALDNVASALETTLQAYTETDDEVVSRSGGPQ from the coding sequence ATGGAGATCCAGGTCGACCCCGCGGTGCTGGCGTCGGCGGCCGCTCGTTACCGGCAGGCCGCCAACCAGGTCCGCGACGTACAGGGCCGTCTAACAGGCGCAGGGCACAGCCTTGCCAGCCCGGCGGTAATCGGTGACATCAGGACCGCCACCGAGTTCGATCATGTCTGGTCGATCTGGTCCTCCAATCTGCGGGAGCTCGCCACCGCCCTCGACAACGTCGCGAGTGCGCTCGAAACTACCCTGCAGGCCTACACGGAGACGGATGACGAAGTGGTCTCCCGTAGCGGGGGGCCCCAGTGA
- a CDS encoding EsaB/YukD family protein → MLLVTVVGPQKRADLTVPGDAPIVELIPTLVELTANGESPAGGVWTVGATGKEAFPATRTLLECGVVDGTILYLQVAHAGASMAATESGDPKAPRLGTGSPEQRTRSVLPLRASRIDRLGGAAAAFFGRPPVTARTATTAAGPLPTGTPSPATLTLQLAPSPFERARLTWRESEYRNRLMMAIAAPRLRKCVTIAVVSPKGGVGKTTISALLGTLLALARRDRIVAIDTNPDYGSLGRTLTPHHGIYVDDLLDVLGHPSLSVTRLDTSLGRGPHGLMVLPAPTDPSRMARLDEAAYTSVIRRLQDLVGVIVLDCGTGLQDPASRAAMATADEIVLISDAEPATASLVAEAARRLTEAQRPLFLVVNKMPAKGGRLNVQSLAEHVPNASGLVMVAAEPHASSRLARGEFNWSDAPHSWQIGIGELAVALIADWGALGLTLTDEMAA, encoded by the coding sequence ATGCTGCTGGTGACGGTCGTCGGCCCGCAAAAACGGGCGGATTTGACAGTGCCGGGCGACGCTCCGATCGTCGAATTGATCCCGACCCTCGTCGAGCTCACCGCGAACGGCGAAAGTCCGGCCGGCGGGGTGTGGACCGTCGGAGCAACCGGCAAGGAGGCGTTTCCCGCCACCCGGACACTGCTCGAGTGCGGCGTGGTCGACGGCACCATCCTCTATCTGCAGGTAGCCCACGCGGGCGCCAGCATGGCAGCCACGGAGTCCGGCGATCCCAAGGCGCCACGGCTGGGCACCGGATCCCCTGAACAGCGAACCCGCTCGGTGCTCCCGCTCCGCGCCTCGCGGATCGACCGGCTCGGTGGCGCCGCGGCCGCGTTTTTCGGGCGCCCACCGGTCACCGCCCGGACGGCGACCACGGCGGCCGGTCCATTGCCGACCGGGACGCCGAGCCCCGCCACACTCACCCTTCAGTTGGCGCCCTCGCCGTTTGAACGGGCTCGTCTCACGTGGCGCGAAAGCGAATACCGAAACCGGCTGATGATGGCGATCGCCGCGCCGCGGTTGCGGAAATGCGTGACCATCGCGGTCGTCTCGCCCAAAGGTGGCGTGGGAAAGACGACCATCAGTGCCCTGCTTGGGACGTTGCTCGCCCTGGCTCGGCGCGACCGCATCGTTGCCATCGATACGAACCCCGACTACGGCTCCCTGGGCCGCACCCTGACGCCACATCACGGTATCTACGTCGACGACCTGCTGGACGTCCTCGGGCATCCGTCTCTCAGCGTCACCCGGCTCGATACCTCGCTCGGTCGAGGACCGCACGGGCTGATGGTGCTGCCGGCACCAACCGATCCCTCACGGATGGCGCGCCTCGACGAGGCGGCCTACACCAGCGTCATCCGGCGCCTACAGGACCTCGTCGGTGTCATCGTGTTGGATTGCGGCACCGGCTTGCAGGACCCGGCATCCAGGGCGGCGATGGCGACGGCCGATGAGATCGTACTGATTTCCGACGCCGAACCGGCCACGGCCAGCCTGGTCGCCGAGGCGGCACGACGGCTCACGGAGGCCCAGCGTCCGCTCTTCCTCGTGGTCAACAAGATGCCCGCCAAAGGCGGGCGGCTGAATGTTCAGAGCCTGGCCGAGCACGTGCCGAATGCCAGTGGGCTGGTCATGGTGGCGGCTGAGCCCCATGCCTCCTCACGCCTGGCCCGCGGAGAATTCAACTGGTCCGATGCGCCGCATTCGTGGCAGATCGGGATCGGTGAGCTCGCGGTCGCGCTAATCGCCGACTGGGGTGCACTGGGTCTGACGCTTACCGACGAAATGGCGGCCTGA